The genomic window TATACAACGCAATAGATCTATTTCGAACTTCTTCGCATACTTATCTTCCGGATGAAGATGTTGTAGTTCCGGAGTTACATGTCCCGCTTCGATCTTGATCGCATCCGCAGGGCAGATCCACATACAACAGAAGCAACTGGTACATCTTTCTCTTCCCAGTTCGTCTCTCTTCATGGTATGCATTCCACGGAAGCGATTAGAGAATTTCCTTCTCTTCTCCGGAAACTCTAGAGTGACTGCGCCTCTTAAGAACGCAGCCTTCACAAAATGTTTCAGAGTGATCCAAAGACCCTTTCCGATGGAATAGAAGTATAGCTTTTGATACCAAGCCAGCTTGTGCTTTTTGGCTACGTTGACTATATTAACGGTTCCCAATGGCTGCCTCTCTCGGATTGGAACGCAATTGTCCAATCTTGTTCGCTAGTGTTTGGAAGATCTCTCCGGTACTCAATAAGCCTTTCGGAGGTTCCATGGAACGATTGAAATTCTGGACCCAACCCTTCTTATTCGTAAAGCTTCCGCTTTGTTCCGAATATGCTTTGATCGGAAGAGAATATTTCACCTTAGAAACTTCTTCGGTTTTGTTCGTTTCTAATAATACCACAGATTCGAGACGGGTGTTAGCTACTATTTCTTCTACTTTTTCCTTGATCACAAATACCAGATCGTATTCGCCTTTGGAAATGGAGGAACGCAATGCTTCGATCCCTTCTCCCGAAACAAAGCCGGCTTCGGTTACGCCTTTCGTATTCGGTCTCTTATCGGTTGTAAATTGGAAGTCTAGTTGTTCCGGTTCCTTGTACTGCTCGGAAGAAACTCTTCCTTCGATCACAAATGGAACTCCGAATTGTGCTAGGGACTCTCGGATGGATTTCAGATTTTCATTGGATTCGTGAGCCCCGCCGACAACTGCGATCTTCTTCGCATTAAGAATTCTTTCGGAGATCTCATCCAGAACAAGCGAACTAACACTCGCTTCTCCATCCTTATGATACGCAAAAAGCCTGTTGGTATTCAACCAATCCACGTCGAATCTACCCTTATCGCAAAGGAAGTATTGGTCCTTCTCCTCGTCAATGCGAGGCATATACCGATACATCTTATTGTCTCGCACATTCGTGAAGGTCTTGCATCCGGTGCTACATCCTGGGCATACGGATTCTTCGGATTTATACCACCAAACCCGGGACTTAAACAGAGTTTTATTATTTAACAATGCTCCTACGGGACAGATATCCGCGAGAGCTCCTTGGTAATTATGCTGGATGGGCTGGTCTTTTGCCAGGCCGATAATGGAATGATATCCTCTTTCAAAGAGACCTAGATTGGATTCTCCTACCATCTCTTCTTCGAATCGAACGCATCTATAACATACGATGCATCGATTATGATTGATAATTAGGTTTGCGCCGATCTCTTCCTGAGGAATATTCCGTTTTTCTAATGTAAATCTGGAATTGCCTTTTCCTTCCTTAAAGGAATTGTCCTGAAGTTGGCATTCTCCCGCTTTATCGCAGACTGGACAGTCCAGAGGGTGATTTGCAAGAAGGAACTCCATCGTTCCCTCGCGTGCTTCCTTGACCCTATCGCTCTTGGTTACGATAGAAAGTCCTTCAGTAACCTTCGTATTGCAGGCGACCTGCAAGCGAGGCACGCCTTCTATTTCGATGAGGCACATGCGACACATGCCCACCACTGATAATTTCGGATGATAGCAGAAGAAGGGAATATCCACGCCCACATCTTTGGCTGCGGATATTAAATTCTTCTTCTCGTCGACCTCGTATTCGATCCCGTCTATCTTTATCTTGACCACTCGAACCTCCGTTTTCTCAGAAAAGCCAGGCGCCTAATCTCAATTGAAACGTACTATTCCAAGTTGGCAACCCGTTTCTAGATCAGAACGATTTTGCGGAAAATCAGAGTTTCAGATCCCGGTAATAATCCGGGACCTTGGCCCATTTTTGGTACCAGAGAGGATTCATCGCTCTTTGGTAGAGGTAGGCATCGACTAGAATTAAGTTCACAGCCGCCTCTACAATGGGTACGGCGCGGGGAAGTACGCAAGGATCATGACGACCTTTTGCTTCCAGGACAGTATCCTTTCCTTCGATATTGACCGTATTCTGCTTTTTGAAAATGGTAGAAGTCGGTTTAAAAGCGGCCCGGACAACTAGAGCCTCTCCGTTAGAGATCCCACCTTGCAATCCGCCGGAGTGATTCGTTTTCGTTCGAACTCTTCCGGTCCCTTCTTCTATATAGAATTCGTCGTTATGAGTGCTTCCTGTAAGAAGAGTTCCTGAAAATCCGGAACCCACCTCGAATCCCTTACAGGCAGGGATAGAAAGAATGGCCTTTGCCAAGTCCCCGTCCAATTTATCATAAACAGGATCTCCGAGTCCAGGAGGAAGATTATAAGAAGCACAGCGGATAATTCCCCCCACGCTGTCCCCAGCCTCTTTCATTTCTAGAATGAGTGCCCTCATTTTTTCGGCTGCTGCAAGATCCGGACAACGGACCTCATTCACATCCACTTCTTCTCGGGTAAGAGGGTACTTGCTTTCGGGAATATCCGAAGAGATCTTGCCGATCGTATCTACCCAAGCGACCGTCTTGATCCCGAAATCGTCCTCTAGGATCATTCTTGCGATGGCACCCGCGGCAACCCTGGCAATCGTCTCTCGAACGGAGGACCTTCCTCCTCCTACGTGAGCACGAAATCCGTACTTTGCTTGGTATGTATAGTCTGCATGAGAAGGACGAAATGTCTCTCTTAGATTTTCGTAATCTTTGGAAATCGTATTTTGGTTATGGACCACGAGAGCGATCGGGCTTCCGATCGTCTTGCCTTCGAATACTCCGGAGAGGACTTGGACTGTATCCGACTCGTCTCTAGGAGTGGTAAGTTTACTTTGGCCTGGCCTTCGACGGCTCAGATCCTTTTGGATCTCTTCTAAACGGATCGGGATCCCGGCAGGAACTCCTTCGACCACAACTCCCACGGCCTCACCGTGAGATTCTCCAAACGTACTAACTTTGAATATTTTACCCCAGCTGGAAGGCATACAGTACCAGAAAACAGGACACCAGCAAGGGAAGAAAGTAGGATTCGTCTTAAGCTAGGGAAAAGCCGAAAGCTTACGCGACAGATTTCGGAGCCGTCTGACGATGATTCTTGTCGATCAAGTCGAAGAGAGGCGGATCCAATTCAGGATCGATCGCATAGATCACTCTTCTCGGATCCACAGTATTAGCCAGATTGAATACTGCCTTCCTTCTGTCAGGACGGAAGGTCT from Leptospira langatensis includes these protein-coding regions:
- a CDS encoding NuoI/complex I 23 kDa subunit family protein, translating into MGTVNIVNVAKKHKLAWYQKLYFYSIGKGLWITLKHFVKAAFLRGAVTLEFPEKRRKFSNRFRGMHTMKRDELGRERCTSCFCCMWICPADAIKIEAGHVTPELQHLHPEDKYAKKFEIDLLRCIFCGMCEEACPKGAIYLDGPAEMAADNREDLILTKERMMQKVGGPILGERV
- a CDS encoding 2Fe-2S iron-sulfur cluster-binding protein; the encoded protein is MVKIKIDGIEYEVDEKKNLISAAKDVGVDIPFFCYHPKLSVVGMCRMCLIEIEGVPRLQVACNTKVTEGLSIVTKSDRVKEAREGTMEFLLANHPLDCPVCDKAGECQLQDNSFKEGKGNSRFTLEKRNIPQEEIGANLIINHNRCIVCYRCVRFEEEMVGESNLGLFERGYHSIIGLAKDQPIQHNYQGALADICPVGALLNNKTLFKSRVWWYKSEESVCPGCSTGCKTFTNVRDNKMYRYMPRIDEEKDQYFLCDKGRFDVDWLNTNRLFAYHKDGEASVSSLVLDEISERILNAKKIAVVGGAHESNENLKSIRESLAQFGVPFVIEGRVSSEQYKEPEQLDFQFTTDKRPNTKGVTEAGFVSGEGIEALRSSISKGEYDLVFVIKEKVEEIVANTRLESVVLLETNKTEEVSKVKYSLPIKAYSEQSGSFTNKKGWVQNFNRSMEPPKGLLSTGEIFQTLANKIGQLRSNPREAAIGNR
- the aroC gene encoding chorismate synthase — encoded protein: MPSSWGKIFKVSTFGESHGEAVGVVVEGVPAGIPIRLEEIQKDLSRRRPGQSKLTTPRDESDTVQVLSGVFEGKTIGSPIALVVHNQNTISKDYENLRETFRPSHADYTYQAKYGFRAHVGGGRSSVRETIARVAAGAIARMILEDDFGIKTVAWVDTIGKISSDIPESKYPLTREEVDVNEVRCPDLAAAEKMRALILEMKEAGDSVGGIIRCASYNLPPGLGDPVYDKLDGDLAKAILSIPACKGFEVGSGFSGTLLTGSTHNDEFYIEEGTGRVRTKTNHSGGLQGGISNGEALVVRAAFKPTSTIFKKQNTVNIEGKDTVLEAKGRHDPCVLPRAVPIVEAAVNLILVDAYLYQRAMNPLWYQKWAKVPDYYRDLKL